The following are from one region of the Ochotona princeps isolate mOchPri1 chromosome 4, mOchPri1.hap1, whole genome shotgun sequence genome:
- the LOC101529138 gene encoding olfactory receptor 52Z1P: MALAFHNHTIPQDAWYILTGIPGMEYLHPWISIPICSMYIVAVVGNVSLIFLIAIERSLHEPMYLFLSMLALADVLLSTATAPKMLVIFWFHSTAISFASCVTQMFFIHFIFVAESAILLAMAFDRYVAICDPLRYTTILTSSVIGKIGIATVVRSLMICCPFIILVYRLTYCGRNIILHSYCEHMGIARLACDNINVNIVYGLTVALLSTGLDVVFIIMSYTMILHTVFRIPSWAARCKALNTCGCHICVIFMFYTPAFFSFFAHRFGGKTIPHHIHILVANLYVVVPPMLNPIIYGIKTKQIQDRIILFYSSVNTCC; the protein is encoded by the coding sequence ATGGCACTTGCCTTCCACAACCACACCATTCCCCAGGATGCATGGTATATCCTGACTGGAATCCCAGGAATGGAGTACTTGCACCCTTGGATTTCCATCCCTATCTGTTCTATGTACATTGTGGCAGTTGTGGGCAACGTCTCTTTGATTTTCCTGATAGCGATCGAGAGAAGTCTCCATGAGCCCATGTATCTcttcctttccatgttggctttagCAGATGTGCTGCTTTCCACAGCCACAGCCCCCAAGATGCTGGTCATCTTTTGGTTCCATTCCACTGCTATATCATTTGCCAGCTGTGTAACCCAGATGTTCTTCATACATTTCATCTTTGTGGCAGAATCTGCAATTCTCTTGGCCATGGCATTtgaccgctatgtggccatctgtgaCCCACTGAGATACACCACAATCCTAACCTCTTCAGTCATTGGGAAGATTGGCATAGCAACAGTGGTAAGGAGCTTAATGATTTGCTGTCCATTCATCATCCTGGTATATCGACTGACATATTGTGGGAGAAACATCATTCTTCACTCCTACTGTGAGCACATGGGCATTGCCAGATTGGCCTGTGACAATATTAATGTCAACATCGTTTATGGCCTGACAGTGGCCCTACTCTCTACAGGACTGGATGTAGTGTTCATCATTATGTCCTACACAATGATCCTACACACAGTATTTCGGATACCTTCCTGGGCTGCCAGATGTAAGGCTCTTAACACATGTGGTTGCCACATCTGTGTCATCTTTATGTTCTATACacctgcatttttttcattttttgcccATCGTTTTGGAGGTAAAACCATCCCACATCACATACACATCCTCGTGGCGAACCTCTATGTGGTGGTGCCACCTATGCTCAATCCCATCATTTATGGCATAAAGACAAAGCAAATTCAAGATCGCATTATTTTATTCTACTCCTCTGTTAacacatgttgctga
- the LOC101521570 gene encoding olfactory receptor 52A1-like codes for MPLSNITVFMPSVLTLIGIPGLESVQCWIGIPFCAIYIIAMIGNVLLLVVIKLERSLHEPMYIFLGMLGATDIALASCIMPKMLGIFWFHLQDIYFDSCLLQMCLIHGFQCVESGILLAMALDRYVAICYPLRHSTIFTHKLVTQVGALVIARAAIFVSPGPVLIKYRFQFYYTTVIAHSYCEHMAIVKLAAGDISVNKIYGLLVAFSVTIFDLTFITLSYIQIFITVFRLPEKEARLKAFNTCIAHICVFLQFYTLGFFSFFTHRFGSHIPPYIHILFSSIYLLVPPFLNPLVYGMKTKQIRVYVVKMCCPQDPPSH; via the coding sequence ATGCCCCTGTCCAACATCACAGTCTTCATGCCTTCTGTGCTGACACTGATTGGAATTCCAGGATTAGAGTCTGTGCAGTGCTGGATTGGGATTCCATTTTGTGCCATATATATTATTGCAATGATTGGAAATGTGTTGCTTCTGGTTGTTATCAAGTTAGAACGCAGCCTCCACGAGCCCATGTACATTTTCTTAGGCATGCTTGGAGCCACAGATATTGCACTTGCCAGCTGTATTATGCCCAAGATGCTTGGAATCTTCTGGTTTCATTTGCAGGACATTTATTTTGATTCCTGCTTGCTTCAAATGTGTCTTATTCACGGGTTTCAATGTGTGGAATCGGGCATCCTGCTGGCAATGGCCCTGGACCGTTACGTGGCCATCTGCTACCCACTAAGACACAGCACCATCTTCACCCACAAGCTTGTCACTCAGGTAGGAGCTTTGGTAATAGCCAGGGCTGCCATTTTTGTTTCCCCGGGCCCAGTACTGATAAAGTACCGATTTCAGTTTTATTACACCACAGTCATTGCCCATTCCTACTGTGAGCATATGGCCATTGTGAAACTAGCTGCAGGAGACATCAGTGTGAACAAAATCTATGGCTTGCTTGTAGCCTTCAGTGTGACTATATTTGACCTCACATTCATCACTTTGTCCTACATACAGATATTTATCACAGTTTTTCGTCTGCCTGAGAAGGAGGCTAGATTAAAGGCCTTCAATACCTGCATTGCTCACATCTGTGTCTTCCTTCAGTTCTACACTCTtggcttcttctccttcttcaccCATAGGTTTGGTTCGCATATCCCCCCTTACATCCATATCTTGTTTTCCAGCATTTACCTGCTGGTACCTCCATTTCTCAACCCACTTGTCTATGGTATGAAGACTAAGCAGATCCGTGTTTATGTTGTAAAAATGTGTTGTCCACAGGACCCACCTTCACACTGA
- the LOC101521331 gene encoding olfactory receptor 52A5-like: protein MLTFNVSIFMPSVFTLIGIPGLESVQCWIGFPFCVMYITAVFGNSLIIVIIKIENSLHLPMYIFLAMLAATDIALSTCILPKMLGIFWFNLTEIYFDACLLQMMLIHSLQAIESGVLLAMALDRYVAICNPLRHATFFSQQLLISIGVGVTLRPIILIIPSLLLIKYRLRLYKTTIIAHSYCEHMAIVKLAAEDVRVNKTYGLFVAFTILGFDIIFITLSYIQIFITVFQLPQKEARLKAFNTCIAHICVFLQFYLLAFFSFFTHRFGSHIPPYVHILLSSLYLLVPPFLNPIVYGVKTKQIRDHVFKMLCSEKSP from the coding sequence ATGCTCACATTTAACGTGTCCATCTTCATGCCTTCTGTGTTTACTCTAATTGGGATTCCCGGCCTGGAGTCAGTGCAGTGTTGGATTGGGTTTCCATTCTGTGTCATGTACATCACTGCTGTGTTTGGGAATTCCTTAATTATAGTCATAATCAAAATTGAAAACAGCCTCCATCTGCCCATGTATATTTTCCTAGCCATGTTGGCAGCCACGGACATTGCACTCAGCACTTGTATTCTTCCAAAAATGTTGGGTATCTTCTGGTTTAATTTGACAGAGATTTATTTTGATGCCTGTCTGCTACAAATGATGCTCATTCACTCACTCCAGGCAATTGAATCAGGAGTCTTGCTGGCTATGGCCCTGGATCGCTATGTGGCCATTTGTAACCCCTTGAGACATGCTACTTTCTTCTCACAACAACTCTTGATTTCCATTGGTGTTGGTGTGACACTCAGGCCCATTATTCTCATAATACCATCCCTGCTTCTCATCAAATATCGTCTCAGGTTGTACAAAACCACCATCATTGCCCACTCTTATTGTGAGCACATGGCCATTGTGAAACTGGCAGCTGAAGATGTTCGTGTCAACAAGACATACGGGCTGTTTGTTGCCTTCACCATCCTAGGGTTTGACATCATCTTTATCACTTTGTCTTATATCCAAATCTTTATCACTGTGTTTCAACTGCCCCAGAAAGAGGCACGGCTCAAGGCCTTCAATACCTGCATTGCCCACATCTGTGTCTTCTTACAGTTCTACCTTCTggccttcttctccttcttcacaCACAGGTTTGGGTCTCATATACCACCGTATGTGCATATCCTCCTGTCAAGTCTTTACCTGTTAGTTCCCCCTTTTCTCAACCCTATTGTCTATGGAGTTAAGACCAAACAAATCCGTGACCATGTCTTCAAAATGCTCTGCTCAGAAAAATCCCCATGA
- the LOC101521083 gene encoding olfactory receptor 51V1 → MSALLISNFSYSSFLLTGFPGLEVHYLWISIPFCTIYVMVFLGNCMVLHVIRTEVSLHQPMFYFLAMLAVTDLCMGLSTVHTVLGVLWGLVREISLESCIAQSYFIHGLSFMESSVLLAMAFDRYIAICNPLRYSSILTNAKIVKIGVAILCRSSLLIPPVIIRLGFLNYCRAHILSHSFCLHQDLIRMACSDIRFNSIYGLALVISNLLLDAVLILISYLMILHTVLAIASREERMKSLQTCVSHICAVLVFYIPIIGLTMVHRFGKHLSPLVHVLMGNVYILFPPLMNPIIYSIKTQQIRRRVQRLFSLNQHMSRGQV, encoded by the coding sequence atgTCTGCTCTCCTGATCTCAAATTTCAGCTATTCCAGCTTTTTGCTCACTGGGTTTCCTGGCCTAGAAGTTCACTATCTCTGGATCTCCATCCCTTTCTGCACCATCTACGTTATGGTTTTCCTGGGAAACTGCATGGTGCTCCATGTGATCCGCACCGAGGTGAGCCTGCACCAGCCCATGTTCTACTTCCTGGCCATGCTGGCCGTCACTGACCTGTGTATGGGCCTGTCTACTGTGCACACAGTCCTGGGGGTCCTTTGGGGGCTTGTCAGAGAGATCAGCCTGGAATCCTGCATTGCACAGTCCTATTTCATCCACGGTCTGTCTTTCATGGAGTCCTCTGTGCTCCTAGCTATGGCCTTCGACCGCTACATCGCCATTTGCAACCCACTACGCTATTCCTCCATCCTCACTAATGCCAAAATTGTGAAGATTGGGGTGGCAATCCTATGTAGGAGTTCTTTACTCATACCTCCAGTCATTATTCGCCTAGGATTCTTAAATTATTGCCGTGCTCATATCCTCTCTCACTCCTTCTGCCTACACCAAGATTTAATAAGGATGGCCTGCTCAGACATCCGCTTTAACAGCATTTATGGTTTGGCACTTGTTATCAGCAATCTGTTATTGGATGCTGTACTCATACTCATCTCCTACCTCATGATCCTGCACACTGTCTTAGCGATTGCATCCAGGGAGGAAAGAATGAAGTCTTTGCAGACCTGTGTATCTCACATCTGTGCTGTTTTGGTTTTCTACATCCCCATCATTGGTCTGACTATGGTGCACCGTTTTGGGAAACATCTCTCACCGCTGGTTCATGTACTCATGGGCAACGTCTATATCCTTTTCCCACCCTTGATGAATCCAATCATTTATAGTATCAAAACCCAACAGATACGAAGGAGAGTCCAGAGGTTGTTCTCCTTGAATCAACATATGTCTCGAGGACAAGTGTGA